In Amaranthus tricolor cultivar Red isolate AtriRed21 chromosome 5, ASM2621246v1, whole genome shotgun sequence, a genomic segment contains:
- the LOC130813332 gene encoding probable small nuclear ribonucleoprotein G isoform X2 has protein sequence MVVGTLRGFDQFMNLVIDNTVEVNGNENNEIGMVVIRGNSVVTVEALEPVSKNL, from the exons ATGGTAGTTGGTACACTTCGAGGGTTTGACCAGTTTATGAATCTTGTGATTGACAACACCGTGGAAGTAAACGGAAATGAGAATAATGAGATAGGCATGGTG GTTATCCGAGGAAACAGTGTCGTGACTGTCGAGGCGCTTGAGCCAGTGAGCAAGAACTTGTAA
- the LOC130813332 gene encoding probable small nuclear ribonucleoprotein G isoform X1, translating to MSRSGQPPDLKKYMDKKLQIKLNANRMVVGTLRGFDQFMNLVIDNTVEVNGNENNEIGMVVIRGNSVVTVEALEPVSKNL from the exons ATGAGTAGATCAGGCCAGCCTCCAGATCTCAAGAA ATACATGGACAAGAAGCTTCAAA TCAAACTGAATGCAAACCGGATGGTAGTTGGTACACTTCGAGGGTTTGACCAGTTTATGAATCTTGTGATTGACAACACCGTGGAAGTAAACGGAAATGAGAATAATGAGATAGGCATGGTG GTTATCCGAGGAAACAGTGTCGTGACTGTCGAGGCGCTTGAGCCAGTGAGCAAGAACTTGTAA